One Coffea arabica cultivar ET-39 chromosome 5e, Coffea Arabica ET-39 HiFi, whole genome shotgun sequence DNA segment encodes these proteins:
- the LOC113688142 gene encoding late embryogenesis abundant protein EMB564 — MSSEQGRAELDRKAREGEVVVPGGTGGKSLEAQEHLAEGRSRGGQARREQLGTEGYQEMGKKGGLSATDKSGGERAAEEGTPIDESKFRTTG, encoded by the exons ATGTCTTCGGAGCAAGGCAGAGCTGAGCTGGACAGGAAGGCTAGGGAAGGAGAGGTTGTAGTCCCCGGTGGTACCGGAGGCAAAAGTCTAGAGGCTCAAGAGCACCTTGCAGAAG GGAGGAGCCGAGGAGGACAAGCGAGGAGGGAGCAGTTAGGGACAGAAGGGTACCAGGAGATGGGGAAGAAGGGTGGGCTGAGCGCCACTGACAAGTCCGGGGGAGAGCGTGCGGCGGAAGAAGGAACCCCCATTGACGAGTCCAAGTTCAGAACCACCGGATGA
- the LOC140006175 gene encoding UDP-glycosyltransferase 82A1-like codes for MKYFTRAGGKVILVPYPAQGHVTPMLKLACELVSHGLEPVLVVPEFIHRSISAQIDSMEGIVCQSIPADGLDEGKPRDFFAMEMAMEKIMPLHLEKLVRQLDGEQEQDHDEGRVSCMIVDLLASYAINVARRCGVKVAGFWPATMATYRLISAIPHMLLSGIISETGCPLLETPICVSPGQPSISAAELPWLIGTSAGRTSRFKFWTKTMDRSKTLEWLLVNSFAEECRGGQINVQNVIPIRPTSNTMHSRTSTKTVASFWEEDLSCLDWLDKQAVASVVYISFGSWVSPIGEAKVKNLAVALETSGRHFLWVLGPAWREGLPRGFVERMSKEGGQGKIVSWAPQMEVLQHEAVGCYLTHCGWNSTVEAIQCKKRLLCYPVAGDQFLNCAYIVKAWRIGVRLRGFGQRDLAEGLKRVIEDIEMDGRILGLNEKLMGKEATSRAATNLASFVNNIVSM; via the exons ATGAAGTACTTTACGAGGGCGGGGGGCAAGGTGATTTTAGTTCCATATCCAGCACAAGGCCATGTCACTCCTATGCTCAAGCTGGCTTGTGAACTCGTTTCCCATGGTTTAGAGCCTGTGCTGGTTGTCCCTGAGTTTATCCACCGCAGCATCTCTGCTCAGATAGATAGTATGGAAGGGATTGTTTGTCAGTCCATTCCGGCTGACGGACTAGACGAAGGAAAACCGCGTGACTTTTTCGCCATGGAGATGGCTATGGAGAAGATAATGCCGCTGCATCTAGAAAAGCTTGTTCGACAACTTGATGGGGAACAAGAACAGGATCATGATGAAGGAAGGGTTTCATGTATGATAGTTGACCTACTGGCATCATATGCTATCAACGTTGCCCGTCGATGTGGAGTTAAAGTAGCAGGTTTTTGGCCAGCCACGATGGCTACTTACAGATTGATTTCTGCCATTCCACACATGCTACTCTCGGGCATCATTTCTGAAACAG GTTGTCCTTTGTTAGAAACTCCTATATGCGTTTCCCCGGGTCAACCTTCAATAAGCGCAGCTGAACTGCCATGGTTAATTGGGACTTCAGCTGGAAGAACGTCAAGGTTCAAGTTTTGGACAAAGACCATGGACAGATCGAAGACACTTGAATGGCTTCTGGTAAATAGTTTTGCGGAGGAATGCCGTGGAGGCCAGATCAACGTCCAAAATGTTATCCCAATTCGACCTACAAGTAATACTATGCATTCAAGAACGTCGACCAAGACTGTTGCTAGCTTCTGGGAGGAAGATTTGAGTTGCTTAGATTGGCTAGACAAACAAGCTGTTGCTTCAGTAGTGTACATCTCATTTGGAAGTTGGGTGAGCCCAATTGGAGAGGCAAAGGTGAAGAATCTAGCCGTGGCACTGGAGACATCCGGCAGGCATTTCCTTTGGGTTCTAGGGCCTGCATGGCGTGAAGGTTTGCCGAGAGGTTTCGTGGAGAGAATGTCCAAAGAGGGCGGGCAAGGTAAAATTGTTTCGTGGGCACCGCAAATGGAAGTGCTGCAGCACGAGGCTGTAGGATGCTATCTCACACACTGCGGATGGAACTCAACCGTGGAGGCCATACAATGCAAGAAACGCCTACTCTGCTATCCGGTTGCTGGCGATCAGTTTCTAAATTGTGCTTATATTGTTAAGGCTTGGCGAATTGGAGTAAGGCTCCGGGGGTTTGGGCAGAGAGATTTAGCTGAAGGGCTGAAAAGGGTGATTGAAGATATAGAGATGGATGGCAGAATTCTGGGACTGAATGAGAAGTTGATGGGCAAAGAGGCTACATCTAGAGCAGCAACTAATTTGGCCTCCTTTGTCAACAACATAGTCTCGATGTAA